A single genomic interval of Juglans regia cultivar Chandler chromosome 1, Walnut 2.0, whole genome shotgun sequence harbors:
- the LOC108995655 gene encoding 36.4 kDa proline-rich protein, with amino-acid sequence MESSKIYALFLICMLFVSSATPILGCGSCGKTPTKHKPHKPHKPHKPSKGPIVKPPIVKPPVTLPPVTLPPVVKPPVTLPPVTLPPIVKPPVTLPPVTLPPIVKPPVTLPPVTLPPIVPPIVKPPVTLPPVTLPPIVKPPVTLPPVTLPPVTLPPILNPPGTPKTPSGKPCPPPPAAKETCPIDTLKLGACVDLLGGLVHVGLGDPVVNECCPVLQGLVELEAAVCLCTTLKLKLLNLNIFVPLALQLLVTCGKTPPPGYTCSL; translated from the coding sequence ATGGAATCCTCTAAGATTTATGCTCTCTTCCTCATTTGCATGCTCTTCGTCTCCTCGGCCACCCCCATTCTTGGCTGTGGATCCTGTGGAAAGACCCCTACAAAGCACAAGCCGCACAAGCCGCACAAGCCGCACAAGCCTTCTAAAGGCCCCATTGTCAAGCCCCCGATTGTAAAACCCCCAGTGACTCTTCCCCCCGTTACTCTACCTCCGGTAGTGAAACCACCAGTGACTCTTCCCCCTGTGACTCTACCCCCGATAGTAAAACCACCGGTGACTCTTCCCCCCGTGACTCTACCCCCAATAGTAAAACCACCGGTGACACTTCCCCCTGTGACTCTACCCCCAATAGTACCCCCAATAGTAAAACCACCGGTGACACTTCCCCCTGTGACTCTACCCCCGATAGTAAAACCACCGGTAACTCTTCCCCCAGTTACTCTCCCTCCAGTTACACTCCCTCCAATTCTGAACCCACCCGGAACTCCGAAGACACCAAGTGGAAAGCCGTGTCCGCCGCCGCCAGCAGCCAAGGAAACATGCCCCATTGACACGTTGAAACTGGGTGCATGTGTGGATCTTCTTGGTGGGTTGGTGCACGTTGGACTTGGAGATCCGGTGGTGAACGAGTGCTGCCCGGTGCTGCAAGGGCTTGTTGAGCTTGAGGCTGCGGTTTGCTTGTGCACAACTCTCAAGCTCAAGCTTCTCAACCTTAACATCTTTGTACCACTTGCTCTCCAGCTCCTTGTAACTTGCGGGAAGACACCTCCTCCTGGTTACACCTGCTCTCTCTAG